A stretch of Vairimorpha necatrix chromosome 2, complete sequence DNA encodes these proteins:
- a CDS encoding putative SP-containing protein, with translation MYFLLISCLRCSELENMQSKTIIQNNYDLTRGEDANIKNNLILSFHAITIWNNSLEIFNTAKKDILRFKNFEFKRWSKKSKILDINVRELNALLDEDFIKDNSKVAAISVKLYKHFDKSIHLYDVKHLKMYEKAIKLISLHKIKIEKIYNICKDMEFDSNLKVYKNIDTAKNWKNFVEQVKRYKILQDFEVVLYGLEHIKNTINKNVKECADVLEH, from the coding sequence ATgtactttttattaattagcTGCTTAAGATGTTCAGAACTAGAAAATATGCAAAGCAAAACAATTATCCAGAATAACTATGACCTTACAAGAGGAGAAGATgcaaatatcaaaaataatttaattctttcttttcATGCTATAACCATATGGAATAATAGTCTTgagatttttaatacaGCTAAAAAAGATATCCTAAGgttcaaaaattttgaattcaAAAGATGGTCGAAAAAATCTAAGATCTTAGACATTAACGTCAGAGAATTAAATGCTTTATTAgatgaagattttataaaggATAATTCTAAAGTTGCAGCTATTAGcgttaaattatataaacattttgaTAAATCGATTCATCTTTATGATGTTAAGCATTTGAAAATGTATGAAAAAGCAATTAAACTGATTTctttacataaaataaaaattgaaaaaatttataacataTGTAAAGATATGGAATTTGATTCGAATTTAAaggtttataaaaacattgaTACTGCAAAAAATTGGAAAAATTTTGTGGAACAAGTCAAGagatacaaaatattacaagATTTTGAAGTAGTTTTATATGGATTagaacatataaaaaatacaatcaACAAAAATGTTAAAGAATGTGCCGATGTGCTGGAGCATTAA
- a CDS encoding putative zinc finger protein, whose protein sequence is MQDIEYSLKYTLDSVLLKLEDVKDVSVPNEIISFRKKFGDLKTLKLYTKDGKIFPLFNVPLSNGIKHTVEYCEVAVGESLFVTKEYSRTLNPPDKYSSFIINEKSDQFDLLLNDDNINIRDFSFIIKDSSRVLPLYSITFEYDEELERKSKGVIVCERCRSKQSISFCPSERANFCEQCDEEVHCDEFHKRHDRYYFNQGGKRRFIYCCIHSDTLVEYFCMICMIPICTKCKINGNHSELPNSSHGLVGYLEVCDILKNEVKMSNDQLNPVLEHLVSTIEDFKNTCSDFQINIKDIRQKIEDEYKAIMNEIDLYENTQYQNINAHYIKSISKLENLERMKNYAISLEPSLLVKNFRSVVQQRNELDVTNDINFVPKKVELKGKLSLGDPVSLTPRTTQSPRMDKTTKMYVETRGKVYNKTDNY, encoded by the coding sequence ATGCAAGACATTGAGTATTCTCTTAAATACACTCTAGACAGTGTTTTACTTAAGCTCGAAGATGTCAAAGATGTGTCTGTTCCCAATGAAATCATttcttttagaaaaaagtTTGGCGATTTAAAAACTTTGAAACTCTACACTAAAGACGGTAAGATCTTCCCGTTGTTCAATGTTCCATTGTCTAATGGAATAAAACACACAGTTGAGTATTGTGAAGTTGCTGTCGGCGAGTCTCTGTTTGTTACCAAAGAATATTCCAGGACTCTTAACCCACCAGATAAATATTcaagttttattattaatgaGAAGTCTGATCaatttgatttattattaaatgatgataatattaatataagaGATTTcagttttattattaaagataGTTCTAGAGTTTTACCTTTATATTCTATTACTTTTGAATATGACGAGGAATTAGAGCGCAAATCTAAAGGAGTGATTGTTTGCGAGAGATGCCGATCTAAACAGTCGATTTCTTTTTGCCCGTCGGAGCGGGCGAATTTCTGCGAGCAATGCGACGAAGAAGTCCATTGCGATGAATTCCATAAGAGACATGACAGGTATTATTTCAATCAAGGAGGtaaaagaagatttatttattgttgtATTCATTCTGATACACTTGTTGAGTATTTCTGTATGATTTGTATGATTCCCATTTGTActaaatgtaaaattaatgGTAATCATTCTGAATTACCCAATAGTTCTCATGGTTTAGTAGGTTATTTAGAAGTATGcgatattttaaagaatgaAGTTAAAATGTCCAATGACCAGTTGAATCCCGTGTTAGAACATTTAGTTTCTACTATTGAAGATTTTAAGAATACTTGCTCAGATTTccaaattaatataaaagatattagACAGAAGATTGAGGATGAATATAAAGCGATAATGAATGAGATAGATTTATATGAGAATACTCAGTATCAGAATATAAATGCGCATTATATTAAGAGTATTAGTAAATTGGAGAATTTAGAaagaatgaaaaattaCGCGATTTCTTTAGAGCCTTCACTTTTAGTGAAGAATTTCAGGAGTGTAGTTCAACAAAGAAATGAACTTGATGTTACAAATGACATAAATTTCGTACCTAAGAAAGTTGAATTAAAAGGGAAATTGAGTTTAGGAGATCCAGTGAGTTTGACGCCTAGGACGACGCAGTCTCCTAGGATGGACAAGACGACGAAGATGTATGTTGAGACTCGAGGGAAAGTTTACAACAAAACTgataattattaa
- a CDS encoding spore wall protein 9 (SWP9) yields MSGEIKQQPAKSSVLFKLAFYGALVSCASWLSLMIYYGNFVNINPELYARTFMVWRNKGGDASMFEGRYKGYKINDYEENPKFTNFIKFAQTEDGYLIAGNYPLHAPREPEYLHTLIDPKEIVKELWKIQFNIKALLNNKKTQEEKDTWRKEAMKSMKDKKYELEFKPKWFKENKNITSQQIKEAFIIDNKPSIWWKAAPCFLDILTKLSQNEKDYKFKNGKVSESLYKDIEILMNHLGYKASDYKEEINNFFLNMATVKASPYETFIYSRLFNLYTYLTINHEFKYQKKIQKEDEKRTDEIHSKEKAEIFSHIFANVYEKPFDHNLKNENWTEYLTRIFGASQKIEGINKNQSENIEESLKKARSNLSTQVSQ; encoded by the coding sequence ATGTCAGGAGAAATTAAACAACAACCCGCTAAATCTTCTGTCCTCTTTAAACTCGCTTTCTACGGGGCTCTGGTCTCATGCGCCTCTTGGCTCTCTTTAATGATCTACTACGGTAATTTCGTAAACATAAATCCAGAATTATACGCTAGAACATTCATGGTATGGAGAAATAAAGGAGGAGACGCTTCTATGTTTGAAGGAAGATACAAAGGATACAAAATCAACGACTACGAAGAAAATCCAAAATTtactaattttataaaattcgCCCAAACTGAAGATGGTTACTTAATAGCAGGAAATTATCCTTTACACGCTCCAAGAGAACCAGAATATTTACATACTCTAATTGACCCTAAAGAAATAGTAAAAGAATTATGGAAAATccaatttaatataaaagcacttttaaataataaaaaaactcaagaagaaaaagataCTTGGAGAAAAGAAGCCATGAAAAGTATGAAAGATAAGAAATATGAATTAGAATTTAAACCAAAATGgtttaaagaaaataaaaatataacaagtcaacaaataaaagaagCTTTTATTATTGACAATAAACCATCTATCTGGTGGAAAGCTGCTCCTTGTTTTCTTGACATTTTGACTAAACTTAGTCAAAATGAAAAAgattacaaatttaaaaatggaaaaGTATCTGAATCTTTATATAAAGATATCGAAATATTAATGAATCATCTGGGATATAAAGCAAGTgattataaagaagaaattaataatttcttcttaaATATGGCTACTGTAAAAGCAAGTCCTTAtgaaacatttatttattcaaGATTATTTAATCTTTATACTTATTTGACAATAAATCatgaatttaaatatcagaagaaaattcaaaaagaaGATGAAAAAAGAACAGACGAAATCCATTCTAAAGAAAAAGcagaaatattttcacaCATTTTTGCAAATGTGTATGAAAAACCATTTGATcataatttgaaaaatgaGAACTGGACTGAATATTTAACAAGAATATTTGGAGCGAGTCAGAAAATTGAaggaattaataaaaatcagaGTGAAAATATTGAGGAATCACTTAAAAAAGCGAGAAGTAATTTATCAACTCAAGTGagtcaataa
- a CDS encoding putative SM-like small nuclear ribonucleoprotein, translating into MIKSPLLHLKDQIGRNVIIYTFNNKKISGILSGVDVYVNVHLREAREEQYLGDVIINGSNVLFFDLH; encoded by the coding sequence ATGATTAAAAGTCCTTTGCTTCATCTTAAAGATCAAATAGGTAGAAATGTCATCATCTACActttcaataataaaaagatctCTGGGATTCTAAGTGGAGTGGATGTTTATGTCAATGTGCACTTGAGAGAAGCGAGAGAAGAACAATATCTTGGAGATGTAATAATAAATGGTAGTAATGTCTTATTCTTTGATCTAcactaa
- a CDS encoding ubiquitin-like superfamily protein, protein MFTVLFSDDDKEDILENIFTNNKIINTPNYKEIRTNYQRALLHLKKDKEISQEKVIIQVDCSIKQGNQKYEIEEISQEKVIIQVDCSIKQGNQKYEIEDCTVKEAKKYIYEKLGISISKQEIVKEEEVLNNGRYLKNETVIVRQKRRTNKTKH, encoded by the exons ATGTTCACGGTTCTTTTCTCGGATGATGataaagaagatattttggaaaataTCTTCactaataataaaattattaatactCCAAATTACAAGGAAATAAGGACAAATTACCAGAGAGCCCTGCTCCACTTAAAAA aagataaagaaataagtCAAGAGAAAGTTATCATACAAGTAGACTGTAGTATTAAACAAGGGAATCAGAAGTATGAGATAGAAGAAATAAGTCAAGAGAAAGTTATCATACAAGTAGACTGTAGTATCAAACAAGGGAATCAGAAGTATGAGATAGAAGATTGTACAGTGAAAGAAGCcaagaaatatatatatgagaAATTAGGAATAAGTATAAGTAAGCAGGAGATAgtaaaagaagaagaagtattaaataatgggagatatttaaagaatgaGACAGTCATTGTAAGACAAAAGAGGAGAACAAACAAGACAAAgcattaa
- a CDS encoding AP complex subunit sigma: protein MIHGIIIFNAEGETKLSRDFSLKYIEDEIKNKVLQEKDTNIIYDTSDTSIIFKKHFNIFICFIIENENEFYILSLINVFIDSFSSHFSNVCINSSSSHFSELHFVYQFKEIYDILDEMFVGGYYIPK, encoded by the coding sequence atgaTTCACGGAATAATAATCTTCAATGCCGAAGGCGAAACCAAATTATCCAGGGATTTTTCACTTAAATACATAGAAGATGAGATCAAGAATAAAGTTCTACAAGAGAAagatacaaatataatctATGATACAAGTGATACtagtattatttttaagaagcattttaatatttttatatgttttattattgagAATGAAAATgagttttatattttgagtcttataaatgtttttatagattCTTTTAGTAGTCATTTTTCAAATGTTTGCATAAATTCTTCTAGTAGTCATTTTTCTGAGTTACATTTTGTGTATCAATTTAAGGAGATTTATGATATTCTTGACGAAATGTTTGTAGGTGGCTACTACATCcccaaataa
- a CDS encoding alpha/beta-hydrolases superfamily protein, with protein MKGSIFVSHPNFGIFPFEYDLEDLNKVMVDLEGQIILIGNSTGCQVIMTYINRHINNKIVLCILQGSVSDTEYFESQRHKYNYNEKFRFEDETGTIIDNEVDNKDIENIFRYDGIIYIHERYVSLYKRHGIEDLFSSYLEDEHYKNLNKNNYKLIFVISDKDEFVVKKIDDKLRHVKNSEIINFREGDHFLHNKESQKEFIKLIKKEIHKMRVHQ; from the exons atgaaaggGAGCATATTTGT GAGTCATCCTAATTTCGGTATATTTCCATTTGAATATGATTTAGAAGATCTTAATAAAGTCATGGTAGATTTAGAAGGACAGATCATTCTTATAGGGAATTCTACGGGGTGTCAAGTCATCATGACTTATATAAATAGGCATATCAATAATAAGATAGTACTGTGTATACTACAGGGGTCAGTATCAGACACAGAATATTTTGAGAGTCAACGccataaatataattataatgaaaaatttagatttgAAGATGAAACTGGAACAATAATAGACAATGAAGTAGATAATAAAGATATAGAGAATATATTTAGATATGATGGTATAATATACATACATGAAAGATATGTAAGTTTATACAAGAGACATGGTATAGAAGATTTATTCTCTTCTTATTTAGAAGATGaacattataaaaacctaaataaaaataattataaactCATCTTCGTCATTTCTGACAAAGATGAGTTTGTAGTAAAAAAGATAGACGACAAATTGAGACATGTCAAGAATTCAgagattataaatttcagaGAAGGAGATCATTTCTTACATAATAAAGAGTCACAGAaggaatttattaaattaatcaaAAAGGAGATACATAAAATGAGAGTACATCAATAA
- a CDS encoding putative vesicular transport factor (P115), with the protein MFFFRSDSVNNSEDLNIDLLISRLEHSEYLDDKYDALKDLEDYSHRNILETGTHALYPIIYSMEDLEDISYNFRILYSIFTSKYKDEFVDLLLKTNKLVLILMNNQYKDESGFRRLIIELTNNKEFCKVFVEINGASGYSVNLMDMGNTEVIRRLLNLNNNFDKEIVFEGIFEKLLENYKTLPESREILEILLRRNHFNQNYFVETDWTRTRLHSKIINALIDNTNNNINYIKDTVYKTVSFDRALVDKNYEYIYKMIDWSTKYRKIFSSIFFKESLQETLDLENEDLGNLEGKVLGDTDLIIILYYFMHKNILKFESSGFVLLIYSEILRDDLSIPKINLSESKYEIIYKSVLSDPCSVANILLLLSLRNYEYTFDHSILDINLGTILYFLILADTNYILEKSSVLKYLISDDTCDPTLKKFCIFLCCIHGIKLNYNEAYLKENAKHLRNLLVNSKIDSCLFTIDEASVLIIDKLNEFINQ; encoded by the coding sequence ATGTTTTTCTTTAGAAGTGACTCGGTAAATAATTCTGAAGATCTTAATATTGACTTATTAATCTCTCGATTAGAACACAGTGAATATTTAGATGACAAATACGATGCACTAAAAGATCTAGAAGATTATTCTCATAGAAATATCCTGGAGACAGGTACACACGCTTTATATCCGATAATCTACTCCATGGAAGATCTAGAAGatatttcttataatttCAGAATATTATACTCGATTTTCActtctaaatataaagacGAATTTGTTGATTTACTCTTAAAAACCAACAAACTTGTACTGATCTTAATGAATAACCAGTATAAAGATGAGTCAGGATTCAGAAGATTAATTATAGAATTgacaaataataaagaattcTGTAAAGTATTTGTAGAAATAAATGGTGCATCAGGTTACAGTGTAAATCTTATGGACATGGGGAATACAGAAGTTATTAGGAGACTTTTAAATCTgaataataattttgataaaGAAATCGTCTTTGAGGGGATATTTGAGAAGTTACTTGAGAATTACAAGACACTACCAGAGTCAAGGGAGATACtggaaatattattaagaaGGAATCATTTCAATCAGAATTATTTCGTAGAGACAGACTGGACTAGAACCAGACTACattctaaaataataaatgcTCTTATAGataatacaaataataatataaattatataaaagacaCAGTCTATAAGACTGTGTCTTTTGACAGGGCCCTGGTAGATAAGAATTACGAATACATTTACAAAATGATAGACTGGAGtacaaaatatagaaaGATATTCTCGTCAATATTCTTTAAGGAATCTTTACAAGAGACACTTGACCTCGAAAATGAAGATCTTGGAAATTTAGAAGGTAAAGTCTTAGGAGACACTGACCTCATAATCATCTTGTACTATTTTatgcataaaaatatcttgaAATTTGAATCTTCTGGTTTTGTTCTTTTGATCTACTCTGAAATATTGAGAGACGACTTGTCTATTCctaagataaatttatcagaGTCTAAATACGagattatatataaatctGTACTAAGTGATCCTTGTTCTGTGGCAAATATACTTCTATTATTATCTCTAAGGAATTATGAGTATACATTTGATCACTCTATACTAGATATAAATCTGGGtactattttatatttccttATATTGGCAGATACTAATTATATTCTAGAGAAATCTAgtgtattaaaatatctcATATCTGATGATACATGTGACCCCACACTTAAGAAATTCTGTATTTTCCTGTGCTGCATTCATGgcataaaattaaattacaatGAAGCTTATCTTAAGGAAAATGCGAAGCATCTTAGAAATCTACTAGTTAATTCCAAGATTGACTcttgtttatttacaatagACGAGGCCAGTGTCTTGATAATCGATAAACTCAATGAATTTATCAACCAATGA
- a CDS encoding putative calcineurin B subunit translates to MGNVNSSILCEEEIEELKNSSVFTEHEIEYLYDRFCYLDKFSVGYLTYKDLNTIPEFEMNPFNKLICNAIERIFDYQNITFLHFLDLVGLFNKKTSVEKRIRFLFDIFNLNRDGRLCKSVLKDIFEIMGCRDEAEIGLVLRTYDTKKKGYLDYKDFTNFYFSDPNIEKNMLIDFTKNIKQPTKVRFKDIIFPNFLIKKM, encoded by the coding sequence ATGGGTAATGTAAATAGTTCTATTCTCTGTGAGGAAGAAATAGaagaattaaagaattCTAGTGTCTTCACTGAACACGagattgaatatttatatgataGATTCTGTTATCTTGACAAGTTTAGTGTAGGATATCTCACTTATAAAGATCTCAATACTATCCCCGAGTTCGAGATGAAtccttttaataaattgatCTGTAATGCCATAGAGCGCATATTTGATTATCAGAATATCACTTTCTTACACTTCTTAGATTTAGTGGGcttatttaataagaaGACTAGTGTAGAGAAAAGAATAAGATTCTTATTTGATATATTCAATCTGAACAGAGATGGGAGACTCTGTAAATCTGTCTTGAAAGATATCTTTGAGATTATGGGGTGTCGAGATGAGGCGGAGATAGGACTTGTACTCAGGACTTATGATACCAAGAAGAAAGGTTATTTGGACTACAaagattttacaaatttctACTTTAGTGATCCGAATATTGAGAAGAACATGCTTATAGATTTCACTAAGAATATTAAGCAGCCCACTAAAGTGAGATTTAAGGACATAATATTCCCCAATTTCTTAATCAAGAAAATGTAA
- a CDS encoding aminomethyltransferase yields the protein MQNNEINIKDFIFERDSDIKILEKSINNSRKKTMLFQRLPFYSRRRTRSNFKFRKVSTRRKSRHFLKTHIWYAKRFKMLKFGNVALPLVRNQKSNKFIYKSHKRGFIFDESFKKTYILNINDVNILDDVNILDDVNILDDVKSYEINYNIKNQIQLVKTNEGFIEVVVTEKYCLMILPVWFSTSFTNYKELECCVSVIKVQDCLLNEFSLEIDESISNSKNFYIKNFHDYEKGKLFIFKKDMMNFWYEFIKQGCIPVCINELQRIALENDTMIYPFDDVNSESFKMFEDEQNKIFIGKYERTPKSKKVKINYEDLVIYTKKKVFYYVFEVDKGVLNKNGFVFENDQVIGRVIRGSFCFSRGKCRGLCYTFCEVEFDKFYECKNYDHMNKYQMRFIKRKALN from the coding sequence ATgcaaaataatgaaataaatatcaaagattttatttttgaaagagattcagatataaaaatcctCGAAAAATCCATAAACAATTCAAGAAAAAAGACCATGTTATTCCAAAGACTTCCTTTTTACTCCAGAAGAAGAACAagatcaaattttaaatttagaaaagtTTCTACTCGTAGAAAATCTAGacactttttaaaaacacaCATTTGGTACGCCAAAAGGTTTAAAATGTTGAAATTTGGCAACGTGGCGTTGCCACTAGTAAGAAATCaaaaaagtaataaatttatttataagtCTCATAAGAGAGGATTCATCTTCGATGAATCCTTTAAGAAAACTTATATACTAAATATTAATGACGTAAATATACTTGATGATGTAAATATACTTGATGATGTAAATATACTTGATGATGTAAAGTCTTATGAAATTaattacaatataaaaaatcaaatacaACTTGTAAAAACAAATGAAGGGTTTATAGAAGTAGTAGTCACTGAGAAATATTGTCTTATGATTTTGCCTGTGTGGTTTAGTACAAGTTTTActaattataaagaattaGAATGTTGTGTTTCTGTTATAAAAGTACAAGATTGTCTTTTAAATGAGTTTTCTTTGGAAATTGATGAATCAATTTCtaatagtaaaaatttttatataaaaaattttcatgaTTATGAAAAGGGTAaacttttcatttttaagaaaGATATGATGAATTTTTGgtatgaatttataaaacaaggATGTATTCCTGTGTGTATAAATGAATTACAAAGGATCGCATTAGAAAATGATACTATGATTTATCCATTTGATGATGTCAATTCtgaatcttttaaaatgtttgaaGATGAACAgaataagatttttataggGAAATATGAGAGGACTCCGAAGAGTAAGAAAGTGAAGATTAATTATGAAGATCTAGTAATTTACACTAAAAAGaaggttttttattatgttttcGAAGTTGATAAAGGAgtcttaaataaaaatgggTTTGTTTTTGAAAATGATCAAGTGATAGGCCGAGTGATCAGAGGGAGTTTTTGTTTCTCTAGAGGGAAGTGTAGAGGCTTGTGCTATACATTTTGTGAAGTggaatttgataaattttatgagtGTAAGAATTATGACCATATGAACAAATATCAAATGAGATTTATCAAAAGAAAAGCACTaaattga
- a CDS encoding DNA damage checkpoint protein DDC1 translates to MLHNFKLIFYLVYFDLPMDCKISPQNALMLDKICQTIKSQYLLIDITDKLRIQMVSDSKNVICNISFTSSFFLTSSLQNIVFRINKPRFSFSKMLNLKIESVPNFLIFIYEFDDYIYRHKYVIFNESVVDIPFNINKSDFIDPHLFYQVICQTSGSAKIEFDDQFGIVSNENISLKFQCPGFTGISFKFETEIFKKILSINDMFDSCLLNWEDDDSPVNINFYGTTMSVFLFIATQ, encoded by the coding sequence ATGTTACATaactttaaattaatattttacttggtatattttgatttacCCATGGATTGTAAAATCTCCCCTCAAAATGCTCTCATGTTAGACAAAATATGTCAAACTATAAAATCccaatatttattaatagaCATCACAGACAAACTTAGAATACAAATGGTTTCTGATTCCAAAAATGTCATCTGTAACATTTCATTCacatcttctttttttctcaCTTCTTCTTTACAAAACATTGTTTTCCGAATTAACAAGCCACGTTTctcattttcaaaaatgttAAACTTGAAAATTGAGTCTGTTCCcaattttctaatttttatttacgaGTTTGATGATTACATTTATAGACACaaatatgttatatttaatgaGTCAGTAGTTGATATAccatttaatataaataaaagtgATTTTATTGACCCGCATTTGTTTTATCAAGTGATTTGTCAGACTTCTGGTAGTGCTAAAATTGAGTTTGATGATCAATTTGGAATTGTCTCTAATGAGAATATAAGTCTTAAGTTTCAGTGTCCAGGGTTTACAGGAATAAGTTTCAAGTTTGAGACTGAGATATTTAAGAAGATTTTGTCGATTAATGATATGTTTGATAgttgtttattaaattggGAAGATGATGATAGTCcagtaaatataaatttttatggtaCTACAATGTcagtatttttatttatagcaACTCaatag